A window of Malania oleifera isolate guangnan ecotype guangnan chromosome 5, ASM2987363v1, whole genome shotgun sequence contains these coding sequences:
- the LOC131155057 gene encoding zinc finger protein ZAT3-like, with protein sequence PSPPPPSDFRPHHQNPRKKRSKVLRIDNPLAGSSSAAVPRPKPAKKPDPSAPKITRPCSECGKKFWSWKALFGHMRCHPERQWRGINPPPNLRRPPSPSPSTEEDHEVAMSLLMLANGPAMAVPLVALPPEPDLESAPALAAGGDPSCGRFECSSCKKVFGSHQALGGHRASHKNVKGCFAIARSDGEDDGGGGGEDDDGGGGGGGEGDERMGSGHKHKCSICLKAFSSGQALGGHKRCHWERGEDPSMGHGLNVFAPKDGLFGGLDLNMPAPLEEEEDDESSSYCSSGLSLDLRLGI encoded by the exons CCTTCTCCGCCCCCGCCCTCCGATTTCCGACCTCACCACCAAAATCCCAGAAAAAAACGATCCAAAGTGCTCCGAATCGATAACCCACTTGCCGGTTCGAGTTCCGCCGCCGTCCCCCGCCCCAAACCAGCCAAAAAACCCGACCCGTCTGCCCCCAAAATCACCCGCCCCTGCAGCGAGTGCGGCAAGAAATTCTGGTCATGGAAGGCCCTGTTCGGCCACATGAGGTGCCACCCGGAGCGCCAGTGGCGCGGCATTAATCCCCCGCCCAATCTCCGGCGTCCGCCGTCTCCGTCTCCGTCGACGGAGGAGGACCACGAGGTCGCGATGTCCCTTCTGATGCTGGCGAACGGGCCCGCGATGGCCGTGCCCTTGGTTGCGCTGCCGCCGGAGCCCGACCTGGAATCCGCACCCGCCTTAGCGGCGGGCGGCGACCCGAGTTGCGGCAGGTTCGAGTGCTCCAGTTGCAAGAAGGTGTTTGGGTCTCACCAGGCTCTCGGCGGGCACAGAGCGAGCCACAAGAACGTGAAGGGCTGTTTTGCCATTGCAAGAAGCGACGGTGAGGATGACGGTGGCGGCGGCGGGGAGGACGACGACGGcggtggaggaggaggaggagaaggggATGAGAGGATGGGTTCGG GGCACAAGCACAAGTGCAGCATATGTTTGAAGGCATTTTCAAGCGGGCAGGCTTTGGGAGGGCACAAGAGGTGCCATTGGGAGAGAGGGGAGGACCCATCAATGGGCCATGGGCTCAACGTATTTGCTCCAAAAGATGGGCTTTTTGGTGGGCTGGACCTTAACATGCCAGCCCCattggaggaggaggaggatgatgAGTCATCTTCTTATTGTTCATCTGGGCTGAGTTTGGATTTGAGACTGGGCATTTGA
- the LOC131156553 gene encoding uncharacterized protein LOC131156553, with protein sequence MVRQMSDSKFSEYGLSSAETSLPSRDKQSPVAVRKAPLRNLQNDNRIVVPKATGNSLFSKERGSENRVGTKRPSPESPVNPACHQSQGSNMANGHLVYVRRKSEVDVGKSSSCDATRNHVDCQDLKQLGPQEETTQPKPEIKDTEISFPAVAPFPVASLANHSSGKPSIPLLSGRSGVRFPPADSSYIPVTNAIPSLDNPTRRINRQWEERSLQLKILLRKLDQSNREDYVQMLRSLSSVELSRHAVDLEKRAIQLALEEGKELERVRLLNVLGKSTRDLKAQSTQ encoded by the exons ATGGTTCGACAAATGAGTGACTCCAAATTCAGTGAATATGGGCTCAGCAGTGCTGAAACCAGCTTGCCTTCTCGTGATAAGCAGTCTCCAGTTGCTGTAAGGAAAGCACCATTAAGAAATTTGCAAAATGACAACAGAATTGTGGTGCCCAAAGCCACGGGGAATTCTCTCTTTTCAAAGGAGAGAGGATCCGAAAATCGGGTTGGCACCAAGAGACCATCACCTGAGTCCCCAGTGAACCCTGCTTGCCACCAATCTCAAGGTAGTAATATGGCAAATGGGCATCTCGTCTATGTTCGCAGAAAATCCGAAGTAGATGTAGGTAAGAGCAGCAGTTGTGATGCCACAAGAAATCATGTTGATTGCCAAGATTTAAAGCAACTTGGCCCCCAGGAGGAGACAACCCAGCCAAAACCAGAGATAAAGGATACTGAGATTTCTTTTCCAGCAGTTGCACCCTTTCCAGTGGCTTCTTTGGCGAACCATTCATCTGGCAAACCTTCAATTCCTCTTCTCAGTGGAAGGTCTGGTGTCAGGTTTCCCCCGGCTGACTCAAGTTATATTCCTGTTACTAATGCTATTCCTTCACTTGATAATCCAACAAGAAGAATTAATCGGCAGTGGGAAGAGCGATCTCTTCAACTAAAGATTTTATTGAGGAAATTGGACCAATCAAATCGAGAGGATTATGTTCAGA TGCTTCGATCCCTTTCATCTGTTGAGCTTAGCAGACATGCTGTTGACTTAGAAAAGAGGGCAATTCAGCTTGCGTTGGAGGAAG GAAAGGAGCTCGAACGAGTCCGGCTTTTGAATGTCTTGGGAAAATCCACGAGGGATTTAAAAGCACAGTCAACACAATGA